The proteins below come from a single Streptomyces tubercidicus genomic window:
- a CDS encoding class I SAM-dependent methyltransferase: protein MVTPMPRRHDGTEQTRVQHHYHQELFPALHDWERTEAAIVEFTGESGPKGLLGLDQMGHFGPQGCDLVTQLVRETFPDDVLTVGELGSGFGGALRYLADALAQDGGGVARMYGIDLVPEHCAVSRRITAAQGRDEVTEICADATEVPLPDGGLDVVIVTGSMPHFPRPGAVLREAARLLRPGGLLVVTEEVSLAPPGRAPSAAFHEAHPPDVFFVTSLPDRLRQLREAGFTEVVHRDLREWAVALLADRLKVVRLFHGSVVRIYGTEPVDLIRRTLTTAREEYLAGRLLPALLTARLAEVS, encoded by the coding sequence ATGGTGACCCCGATGCCCCGACGCCACGACGGCACCGAGCAGACCCGGGTCCAGCACCACTATCACCAGGAGCTCTTCCCCGCGCTGCACGACTGGGAGCGGACCGAGGCCGCCATCGTCGAGTTCACCGGGGAGAGCGGCCCCAAGGGACTGCTGGGCCTGGACCAGATGGGCCACTTCGGCCCCCAGGGCTGCGATCTCGTCACCCAACTCGTCCGCGAAACATTCCCGGACGACGTGCTGACCGTGGGTGAACTGGGCAGCGGCTTCGGCGGCGCGCTGCGGTACCTGGCGGACGCGCTCGCCCAGGACGGCGGTGGCGTGGCGCGGATGTACGGCATCGACCTGGTCCCCGAGCACTGTGCCGTCAGCCGGCGTATCACCGCCGCGCAAGGCCGCGACGAAGTGACCGAGATCTGCGCCGACGCCACCGAAGTCCCGCTGCCCGACGGGGGGTTGGATGTCGTCATCGTGACCGGTTCGATGCCGCACTTCCCACGGCCCGGCGCGGTACTGCGGGAGGCGGCCCGCCTGCTGCGCCCCGGAGGACTGCTCGTGGTCACCGAGGAGGTGAGCCTGGCGCCGCCGGGCCGCGCACCGTCCGCCGCCTTCCACGAGGCGCACCCGCCGGACGTCTTCTTCGTCACGTCCCTGCCGGACCGGCTGCGGCAGTTGCGCGAGGCCGGGTTCACCGAGGTGGTGCACCGGGATCTGCGGGAGTGGGCCGTCGCACTGCTGGCGGACCGGCTGAAGGTGGTGCGCCTGTTCCACGGGAGCGTGGTCCGCATCTACGGCACCGAGCCGGTGGACCTCATCCGCCGCACGCTCACCACCGCCCGGGAGGAATACCTGGCCGGGCGGCTGCTTCCCGCGCTGCTCACCGCACGGCTGGCCGAGGTCTCCTGA
- a CDS encoding 2OG-Fe(II) oxygenase, protein MTTTAVLDRDAIARTTMARDPFAWGLVADSLPGDSVRRRLAAEFPSEGFTLTERAGGTAAGKGYRTWNLTLVQGGVPLPEGMRRLTPLWQGLVASLLDDGYPAAVAEATGRNLGGCLLEVRAVRYGSGSWIDPHTDRADKIVTQTWYFNEGWRPEWSGALRILRSPAVDDVAAEILPGLTDSVLLVPSPHSWHTVMPVAERAEQDRRVLLVHFVAEEHPTW, encoded by the coding sequence GTGACGACCACCGCAGTGCTCGACCGGGACGCCATCGCCCGCACGACCATGGCCCGCGACCCCTTCGCCTGGGGGCTGGTGGCGGACTCCCTGCCCGGGGATTCCGTCCGGCGCCGTCTCGCCGCGGAGTTCCCCTCCGAGGGGTTCACCCTCACCGAGCGGGCCGGTGGCACCGCCGCCGGCAAGGGCTACCGCACCTGGAACCTGACGCTGGTCCAGGGCGGCGTCCCCCTGCCCGAGGGCATGCGCCGGCTGACACCCCTGTGGCAGGGCCTGGTCGCGTCCCTGCTCGACGACGGCTATCCCGCGGCGGTCGCCGAAGCCACCGGCCGTAACCTCGGCGGCTGTTTGCTGGAGGTACGCGCCGTACGGTACGGCTCCGGGTCGTGGATCGACCCGCACACCGACCGCGCCGACAAGATCGTCACCCAGACCTGGTACTTCAACGAGGGCTGGCGCCCGGAATGGAGCGGAGCCCTGCGCATCCTGCGCTCCCCCGCCGTGGACGATGTCGCCGCCGAGATCCTGCCGGGACTCACCGACTCGGTACTGCTGGTCCCCTCGCCGCACTCGTGGCACACCGTGATGCCGGTCGCTGAACGGGCGGAGCAGGACCGGCGCGTCCTGCTCGTGCACTTCGTCGCCGAGGAGCACCCGACATGGTGA
- a CDS encoding class I SAM-dependent methyltransferase, with translation MARDRSYEEFAVQYDRGSADNIYNTLLDRPAVQSKCPPLAGRRVLEAGCAGGALTRWLVGQGAARVVALDASPTLVKLAGERLGDRAEVRVHDLREPLDFLADASVDVVVSSLTLHYLEDWVPTLAEFRRVLAPGGTVVLSTHHPLNDFEMSPSGDYFRIEELRDEWPSFGPPTPVVRFFRRPLGQMISEVHRAGLVLRELYEPRADPARREEFGKRFDKLSRKPWFLVLVLGHPGDLAEGGTAPTAG, from the coding sequence ATGGCTCGCGACCGGAGCTACGAGGAATTCGCCGTCCAGTACGACCGGGGCAGCGCGGACAACATCTACAACACGCTGCTGGACCGTCCCGCGGTGCAGAGCAAGTGCCCGCCGCTGGCGGGGCGGCGGGTGCTGGAGGCCGGATGCGCGGGCGGAGCGCTGACGCGCTGGCTGGTGGGCCAGGGGGCGGCGCGGGTCGTCGCGCTGGACGCGAGTCCCACGCTGGTGAAGCTGGCCGGTGAACGGCTGGGCGACCGGGCCGAGGTGCGGGTGCACGATCTGCGCGAGCCGCTGGACTTCCTGGCCGATGCGTCCGTCGACGTGGTGGTGTCCTCACTCACCCTGCACTACCTGGAGGACTGGGTACCGACGCTGGCCGAGTTCCGCCGGGTCCTGGCGCCCGGGGGCACGGTGGTGCTCTCCACCCACCATCCGCTGAACGACTTCGAGATGTCCCCCAGCGGCGACTACTTCCGTATCGAGGAACTGCGGGACGAATGGCCGAGCTTCGGACCGCCCACCCCGGTCGTCCGGTTCTTCCGGCGCCCACTCGGCCAGATGATCTCCGAGGTCCACCGCGCCGGGCTCGTCCTGCGTGAGCTGTACGAACCGCGGGCCGACCCGGCCCGGCGGGAGGAGTTCGGGAAGAGGTTCGACAAGTTGTCGCGCAAGCCGTGGTTCCTCGTGCTGGTCCTCGGTCATCCGGGCGACCTCGCCGAGGGCGGGACGGCACCCACCGCCGGGTGA
- a CDS encoding aspartate aminotransferase family protein: MESTGPDARTVLGRVRAHLSPGLALVYGMNGAGAVESCGDGARIVLSDGRSALDFGSYAVTLLGRGHPEVLRAVRGELESMPVSTRVLANGTTAGFAAELVAYTDPGRLTRVWLGLNGSDAVEAALKLARLATGRTRVVAVEGAYHGKSLGALAATWNRRYRQSLEPLLGGVVHIPADPGAVPGAFAEEDVAAVIVEPVQGEGGVRALPSAFLAALTAAARAHGAYVIADEIQTGLRRCGERALSVAAGLRPDAVLFGKALGGGVQPLSAVVATEELYGPLATDPFVHTTTFSGHPLAAAAGSAALRAVEELAPRGERLSGLMAEGLRRIAHRHTGLVTEVRGQGLLWGVEFGPHGAAGDVLLELSRRGLVVSPCLGQPEVIRLLPPLVATDEEVEEALDLLDATCAAVPDEFRSAARNASDDGSAPRDRLPEDGALTGPAGGPGTGAEGPATARHTASGASVPGPCRVR; encoded by the coding sequence GTGGAGAGCACGGGTCCGGACGCGCGCACCGTGCTGGGCCGGGTGCGGGCGCACCTCTCGCCGGGGCTGGCCCTCGTCTACGGCATGAACGGTGCGGGGGCGGTCGAGTCCTGTGGGGACGGGGCGAGGATCGTGCTCTCCGACGGGCGGTCCGCACTGGACTTCGGCAGTTACGCGGTCACGCTGCTCGGGCGCGGGCATCCGGAGGTACTGCGCGCGGTCCGCGGGGAGTTGGAGTCGATGCCGGTCTCCACCCGCGTCCTGGCGAACGGCACGACGGCCGGGTTCGCGGCCGAGCTGGTCGCGTACACCGACCCCGGCCGTCTGACCAGGGTGTGGCTGGGGCTCAACGGGTCCGACGCGGTGGAGGCCGCGCTCAAACTGGCCCGGCTGGCCACCGGCCGGACCCGGGTCGTCGCCGTCGAGGGCGCGTACCACGGAAAGTCGCTGGGAGCGCTCGCCGCCACCTGGAACCGGCGCTACCGCCAGTCCCTGGAGCCGCTGCTCGGCGGGGTGGTGCATATCCCCGCAGACCCCGGAGCGGTGCCCGGGGCCTTCGCGGAAGAGGACGTCGCCGCAGTGATCGTGGAACCCGTACAGGGCGAGGGCGGCGTCCGGGCACTGCCGTCGGCGTTCCTGGCCGCCCTGACCGCTGCCGCCCGTGCGCACGGGGCGTATGTGATCGCCGACGAGATCCAGACGGGGCTGCGGCGGTGCGGGGAGCGGGCGCTGAGTGTCGCCGCCGGTCTGCGGCCCGATGCGGTGCTGTTCGGCAAGGCGCTGGGCGGTGGGGTCCAGCCGCTGTCGGCAGTGGTGGCGACGGAGGAGCTGTACGGGCCGCTGGCCACCGACCCGTTCGTGCACACCACGACATTCTCCGGCCACCCCCTCGCGGCCGCCGCGGGCAGCGCCGCGCTGCGTGCCGTGGAGGAACTGGCGCCCCGGGGCGAGCGGCTGTCGGGCCTCATGGCGGAAGGGCTCCGCCGGATCGCGCACCGTCACACCGGGCTGGTCACCGAGGTCCGCGGCCAAGGGCTGCTGTGGGGCGTCGAGTTCGGGCCGCACGGCGCGGCCGGTGACGTTCTGCTGGAGCTGAGCCGGCGCGGGCTCGTGGTGTCCCCGTGCCTGGGGCAGCCGGAGGTGATCCGGCTGCTCCCGCCGCTGGTGGCCACCGACGAGGAGGTGGAGGAAGCACTGGACCTCCTGGACGCGACCTGCGCCGCGGTCCCCGACGAATTCCGTTCCGCCGCACGAAACGCCTCCGACGACGGCTCCGCACCCCGCGATAGGTTGCCGGAGGACGGCGCCCTCACCGGCCCGGCAGGCGGTCCGGGGACCGGCGCCGAGGGGCCCGCCACGGCACGGCACACGGCGAGCGGGGCATCGGTGCCCGGCCCGTGCCGGGTGCGATGA
- the truD gene encoding tRNA pseudouridine(13) synthase TruD: protein MHLPLLKVLPEDFRVTETLGLETAARDASTHTYLLLWKRGLTTHEALGALAAAFGVDVRDVAAAGLKDEDGITEQFVSVRAVLSPEEVERANARGRSCGEDRAWRVTPHGSGTAPLRTGELDGNCFRLVVRDLDEPLATALAEGPRRHTHFFVNYYDTQRFGVPGGPKQTHLIGGALLAGDEDTALDLLRRSGSAEGKRALDHQGPAHEFWPRLDPRVPVFYRCAHASYEWNARVRALLGESAGAEVAHVEREGLPYAFATTREAVLRLAVRRPELDYVRYRWTDGACVRSTAARPTVLQTHISVHRVEPDPLHPGRFACAVSFFLPSGGYATGAVHQWFVQIAGALGDGAPDPAVAAGGRA from the coding sequence ATGCATCTGCCCCTGCTGAAAGTCCTGCCGGAGGACTTCCGCGTCACGGAGACCCTCGGATTGGAGACGGCAGCGCGTGACGCGTCCACGCACACCTATCTCCTGTTGTGGAAGCGCGGCCTGACCACGCATGAGGCGCTGGGCGCACTCGCCGCGGCGTTCGGCGTGGACGTGCGGGATGTGGCGGCGGCCGGGCTGAAGGACGAGGACGGCATCACCGAGCAGTTCGTCTCGGTGCGCGCCGTGCTGTCACCCGAGGAGGTGGAACGCGCCAACGCGCGCGGCCGCTCCTGTGGTGAGGACCGCGCCTGGCGGGTGACACCGCACGGGTCCGGCACCGCACCGCTGCGGACCGGAGAGCTGGACGGCAACTGCTTCCGGCTGGTCGTCCGGGACCTGGACGAGCCCCTGGCCACCGCCTTGGCCGAGGGGCCCCGGCGGCACACCCATTTCTTCGTCAACTACTACGACACACAGCGCTTCGGTGTGCCGGGCGGCCCCAAGCAGACCCATCTGATCGGCGGAGCCCTGCTCGCCGGTGACGAGGACACCGCACTGGATCTGCTGCGCCGCTCCGGGTCCGCCGAGGGGAAGCGGGCGCTGGATCACCAGGGGCCCGCCCACGAGTTCTGGCCGCGGCTGGATCCTCGTGTCCCGGTCTTCTACCGCTGCGCACATGCCTCGTACGAGTGGAATGCGCGAGTGCGGGCCCTGCTCGGGGAATCGGCGGGCGCGGAGGTGGCGCACGTCGAGCGCGAGGGCCTGCCCTATGCCTTCGCGACCACGCGCGAGGCGGTGCTCCGCCTCGCGGTGCGCCGCCCGGAGCTGGACTATGTGCGCTACCGCTGGACGGACGGGGCGTGCGTGCGCAGCACCGCCGCCCGCCCGACCGTGCTGCAGACGCATATCTCGGTGCACCGCGTCGAGCCGGATCCGCTGCACCCGGGCCGCTTCGCCTGCGCCGTCTCGTTCTTTCTGCCGTCCGGCGGCTATGCGACGGGGGCGGTGCACCAGTGGTTCGTCCAGATCGCCGGGGCGCTGGGGGACGGTGCGCCGGATCCCGCGGTGGCCGCCGGCGGGCGCGCATGA
- a CDS encoding ABC transporter ATP-binding protein codes for MPTDPGPGRAGGGPALTLHGITKRYGTVTALSEVDLDIVPGEIVGLLGHNGAGKTTLMSIVAGLLRPDTGHVRVLGRDPAREPHQARRQLGLAPQELGLYMPLTVRQNLLFFAELVGLRGRTADRRIEEVAEPLGLTDLLGRRASRLSGGQQRRVHTAMALVHRPPLLLLDEPTAGVDVQTREQLLEAVRTMAAEGTAICYSTHYLPEVETLDGSVAVLNGGRLIARGTLKELVRQYGDSGIELTFSGGPPDLSLPWPVVRDGRVLRVTVDQPHLAVPQVMAALGEAAGELVNLRLVQPSLDSVFLRVTGRRYGAATEEDTP; via the coding sequence GTGCCGACTGACCCCGGTCCCGGTCGTGCGGGCGGCGGCCCCGCCTTGACGCTGCACGGCATCACCAAGCGGTACGGGACGGTGACGGCGCTGAGCGAGGTGGATCTGGACATCGTGCCGGGGGAGATCGTCGGCCTGCTCGGGCACAACGGGGCGGGCAAGACCACCCTGATGTCCATCGTGGCGGGGCTGCTGCGGCCGGACACCGGGCACGTCCGCGTCCTCGGCAGAGACCCGGCGCGGGAGCCGCACCAAGCCCGGCGTCAACTCGGGCTGGCTCCCCAGGAATTGGGCCTCTACATGCCATTGACGGTGCGTCAGAACCTGCTGTTCTTCGCGGAACTCGTCGGACTGCGCGGCCGCACCGCCGACCGCCGCATCGAGGAGGTCGCCGAGCCCCTGGGGCTGACCGACCTGCTCGGCCGCCGGGCGTCACGGCTGTCCGGCGGACAACAGCGGCGCGTGCACACCGCGATGGCCCTGGTGCACCGTCCACCCCTGCTCCTGCTGGACGAGCCGACGGCCGGGGTGGACGTACAGACCCGTGAACAGCTCCTGGAGGCGGTCCGCACCATGGCAGCCGAGGGCACCGCCATCTGCTACTCCACGCACTATCTGCCCGAGGTGGAGACCCTCGACGGCTCGGTCGCCGTGCTGAACGGCGGCCGCCTGATCGCCCGCGGCACGCTGAAGGAACTGGTGCGGCAGTACGGCGACAGCGGCATCGAACTCACCTTCTCCGGCGGCCCGCCCGACCTGTCCCTGCCCTGGCCCGTGGTGCGGGACGGCCGGGTGCTGCGCGTGACCGTGGACCAGCCGCATCTGGCCGTGCCGCAGGTGATGGCGGCCCTCGGTGAGGCGGCCGGTGAGCTGGTCAACCTCAGGCTCGTCCAGCCCAGTCTGGACAGTGTGTTCCTGCGGGTCACGGGACGCCGGTACGGCGCGGCCACCGAGGAGGACACCCCATGA
- a CDS encoding ABC transporter permease, with protein sequence MKQGSPGRIAALIRHDIRLQLRDPAPLIVRTVMPLLLMGFMQPLFRTALRAEQVEGATGAEQAVPGMAVMFTFFLVNLVGFGVFREHGWKTWDRLRAGLARPGEVIAGRVVVPLGIAVLQLAVVFLAGGLLYDLRVSGAWPALVAVGAALALCVVMFGMALVSLCRTVSQLAVFANLAALLFAGLGGALTPLSALPDWARPLAPGVPSYWAMRGFTTVVIDGGGAGAVLLPVMVLLGFSAVFAAVTLTFFRFEDQKVSWS encoded by the coding sequence ATGAAGCAGGGCTCGCCCGGACGGATCGCCGCGCTGATCCGGCACGACATCCGGCTCCAACTGCGCGACCCGGCACCCCTGATCGTCCGTACCGTGATGCCCCTGCTCCTCATGGGATTCATGCAGCCCCTCTTCCGTACGGCGCTGCGGGCCGAGCAGGTCGAGGGCGCCACCGGCGCGGAGCAGGCGGTCCCCGGCATGGCCGTCATGTTCACGTTCTTCCTGGTGAACCTGGTGGGCTTCGGGGTCTTCCGGGAGCACGGATGGAAGACCTGGGACCGGCTCCGGGCGGGACTCGCCAGGCCCGGCGAGGTCATCGCCGGCCGGGTCGTCGTCCCGCTGGGCATCGCCGTCCTGCAACTCGCGGTGGTGTTCCTGGCCGGCGGGCTCCTGTACGACCTGCGGGTCAGCGGGGCGTGGCCGGCGCTCGTCGCGGTCGGCGCGGCACTGGCCCTCTGTGTGGTCATGTTCGGGATGGCGCTCGTCTCGCTGTGCCGGACGGTCTCCCAGCTGGCCGTGTTCGCGAACCTCGCGGCGCTGCTGTTCGCCGGCCTCGGCGGTGCGCTGACACCACTGTCCGCCCTGCCGGACTGGGCGCGCCCGCTCGCGCCGGGAGTGCCCAGCTACTGGGCGATGCGCGGTTTCACCACCGTCGTCATCGACGGCGGCGGGGCCGGTGCGGTGCTGCTGCCGGTCATGGTGCTGCTCGGCTTCTCCGCCGTATTCGCCGCGGTGACGCTGACGTTCTTCCGCTTCGAGGACCAAAAGGTCTCGTGGTCATGA
- a CDS encoding HAD family hydrolase, producing MNDLTPGTTVVVFDCFGTIITERRPMPGPDDFTRAVAEVLALDRKLADEVVTEVFTTLYTALVDKAALQPATRDVLDTTLRSRGVVRPAEDLDRALWRALGCEDDDRYALCEPAADAMRRTAGAGHTVRLLSNCYLPGGLMRRLLTRLRVPEVYERAHFTADGGPKKPDPRAFELITAGPFGRRIMVGDSDDNDLTPARRLGWEVVPVDPARPDFGELYALLFRDAPEIRSVQRNTR from the coding sequence ATGAATGACCTGACACCCGGTACGACAGTGGTGGTCTTCGACTGCTTCGGCACGATCATCACCGAGCGGCGCCCCATGCCGGGCCCCGACGACTTCACCCGGGCGGTCGCCGAGGTGCTCGCACTGGACCGGAAACTGGCCGACGAGGTCGTGACCGAGGTGTTCACCACCTTGTACACCGCGCTCGTCGACAAGGCGGCCCTCCAGCCCGCGACCCGCGACGTACTCGATACGACCCTGCGGAGCCGGGGAGTGGTCCGCCCGGCGGAGGACCTGGACCGGGCGCTGTGGCGGGCCCTGGGATGCGAGGACGACGACCGGTACGCGTTGTGTGAACCCGCCGCCGATGCCATGCGCCGCACGGCCGGGGCCGGGCACACGGTCCGGCTGCTGTCCAACTGCTATCTCCCCGGCGGTCTCATGCGCCGCCTGCTGACCCGGCTCAGGGTCCCCGAGGTGTACGAGCGTGCCCACTTCACCGCCGACGGCGGGCCGAAGAAGCCGGATCCCCGGGCCTTCGAGCTGATCACGGCCGGCCCGTTCGGACGACGGATCATGGTCGGCGACTCCGACGACAACGACCTCACCCCGGCCCGCCGTCTCGGCTGGGAGGTGGTTCCGGTGGATCCCGCCCGCCCGGACTTCGGGGAGCTGTACGCGCTGCTGTTCCGTGACGCGCCGGAAATCCGTTCCGTACAGAGAAACACCCGCTGA
- a CDS encoding B12-binding domain-containing radical SAM protein gives MRVLVIWPPHVPSYFNAGHHTPLYMTAGHLRRLPSVDRVDVRDAGVLNTHWKAIGDLLYQGRYDVIAIMNDFDAIDGFERFTAYARELSPDSRLITFGRLSSMNPGFFQRYGLDAIVRSGDYEAGVAHYVESLAAGTPHAALPGVVVRDGERWIPPSRDGDSLAPEAWTLPDVREIPYEHYDRLYVRDEDKFCGIPFRRELVVPVARGCPIGCEFCEVHEIFGLRERRLSVDATVSYIEESLRALPFEYVSFYAPTFTLDKRWVRELCERFLTGPVSPRWKCATTVHHLDAELVELMGRAGCVRISVGLETLEPDGHGSLPRTKRIEEDRFRDLAEQCARAGIELNAFVIIGLPGTGPEGARRTRELVEQVGARFRPTMYTRLHDMTPSMTPLQISRYNRHLIADPQHAPDDGLYDFLFGRETRVTSVQERIPVAAARSGA, from the coding sequence GTGAGAGTCCTGGTCATCTGGCCTCCCCATGTACCCAGTTACTTCAACGCAGGCCACCACACCCCGCTGTACATGACGGCCGGGCATCTGCGCCGCCTGCCGTCGGTGGACCGGGTCGATGTACGGGACGCCGGTGTGCTGAACACCCACTGGAAGGCCATCGGTGACCTCCTCTACCAGGGCCGTTACGACGTCATCGCGATCATGAACGACTTCGACGCCATCGACGGCTTCGAACGCTTCACCGCCTACGCCCGCGAACTGTCCCCGGACAGCCGCCTGATCACCTTCGGCCGCCTGAGCAGCATGAATCCCGGCTTCTTCCAGCGGTACGGGCTGGATGCCATCGTCCGGTCCGGTGACTACGAGGCGGGCGTCGCGCACTACGTCGAGTCCCTCGCCGCCGGTACACCCCACGCCGCCCTGCCCGGAGTCGTCGTACGCGACGGGGAACGGTGGATCCCGCCCTCGCGCGACGGCGACAGTCTGGCCCCCGAGGCATGGACACTGCCCGATGTACGGGAGATCCCGTACGAGCACTATGACCGGCTCTATGTGCGCGACGAGGACAAGTTCTGCGGAATCCCGTTCCGCCGCGAACTGGTGGTCCCGGTCGCCCGTGGCTGCCCCATCGGCTGCGAGTTCTGCGAGGTGCACGAGATCTTCGGGCTCCGCGAGCGGCGGCTGTCCGTCGATGCGACCGTCTCGTACATCGAGGAGAGCCTGCGGGCCCTGCCGTTCGAGTATGTCTCCTTCTACGCGCCCACCTTCACGCTCGACAAGCGGTGGGTGCGCGAGCTGTGCGAACGGTTCCTGACCGGCCCCGTGTCACCGCGGTGGAAGTGCGCCACCACGGTCCATCATCTCGACGCGGAACTGGTGGAGTTGATGGGCCGGGCGGGCTGTGTGCGTATCTCGGTGGGCCTGGAGACCCTCGAACCCGACGGCCACGGCTCGCTGCCCCGGACCAAGCGGATCGAGGAAGACAGGTTCCGGGACCTCGCGGAGCAGTGCGCGCGGGCGGGCATCGAGCTCAATGCCTTCGTCATCATCGGTCTGCCCGGCACCGGACCGGAGGGCGCCCGGCGCACACGGGAACTGGTCGAACAGGTCGGCGCGCGCTTCCGCCCCACCATGTACACCCGTCTGCACGACATGACTCCTTCCATGACACCGCTCCAGATCAGCAGGTACAACCGCCATCTGATCGCGGACCCGCAGCACGCACCGGACGACGGCCTCTACGACTTCCTGTTCGGCCGGGAGACCCGGGTGACGTCCGTGCAGGAGCGGATTCCGGTGGCCGCCGCCCGGAGCGGCGCATGA